The following proteins come from a genomic window of Kocuria palustris:
- a CDS encoding Na+/H+ antiporter subunit D has protein sequence MSFDIIQLAPLAIVLPFLGAALSLVLVRRNRAQRFVAIVSLSLTLLAECLVLATAWESAPTSINVAGWQAPFSIVLVVDQLSAILLVVSTLVSLAVLLFATGQGIADGDDDGPISIFYPTFLILVAGVSNAFLAGDLFNLYVGFEILLMASYVLMTMGGTAQRIRAGVTYVVVSVISSVLFLIAIAMIYAATGTVNMADLAVKLGDLPVGTQMQLHLMLLVAFGIKAAVFPLSFWLPDSYPTASAPVTAVFAGLLTKVGVYAIIRTETLLFPGDGADQLLLWVSLLTMVVGILGALAQIDIKRLLSFTLVSHIGYMIFGIAVGTQTAMAAVVYYVVHHIIIQTSLFLVAGLIERRGGSTNTDRLGGLVGLSPLLALLFMIPALNLGGIPPFSGFLGKVGLIQAGTDQGGWAIWVVIAGSVLTSLLTLMALMRIWNKAFLRAPDDADYPDPVLLVSRDEAREHGPRSAASVSMEAEGGGRWAGRSNVQLMPFSMVMPTGMLVAVGVALTVFAGPLFSVADNAAENLMHPERYVEAVFGDESGPRGVVDDGEDPSSDDPAAPSVPEGEQYGEDVGEDSGAGIQREVYDGTDSRPSAEADAQRQGAEQSEEADQ, from the coding sequence ATGAGCTTCGACATCATCCAGCTCGCCCCGCTGGCCATCGTCCTGCCCTTCCTGGGCGCGGCGCTGTCGCTGGTGCTGGTGCGCCGCAACCGGGCCCAGCGCTTCGTGGCGATCGTGTCGCTGTCGCTGACGCTGCTGGCCGAGTGCCTCGTGCTGGCCACGGCATGGGAGTCGGCCCCCACCTCGATCAACGTCGCCGGGTGGCAGGCTCCGTTCAGCATCGTGCTGGTCGTGGACCAGCTCTCGGCCATCCTGCTCGTGGTCTCGACCCTGGTCTCGCTGGCGGTGCTGCTGTTCGCGACCGGGCAGGGCATCGCCGACGGCGATGACGACGGCCCCATCTCGATCTTCTACCCCACGTTCCTGATCCTGGTCGCAGGCGTCTCGAACGCGTTCCTGGCGGGTGATCTCTTCAACCTGTACGTGGGCTTCGAGATCCTGCTGATGGCCTCCTACGTCCTGATGACCATGGGCGGCACGGCCCAGCGCATCCGGGCCGGCGTGACCTACGTGGTCGTCTCCGTGATCTCCTCGGTCCTGTTCCTGATCGCCATCGCGATGATCTACGCGGCCACCGGCACCGTGAACATGGCGGATCTGGCCGTGAAGCTCGGCGATCTGCCGGTGGGCACGCAGATGCAGCTGCACCTGATGCTGCTGGTCGCCTTCGGCATCAAGGCCGCGGTCTTCCCGCTGTCGTTCTGGCTGCCCGACTCCTACCCCACGGCCTCGGCACCCGTCACGGCCGTGTTCGCGGGCCTGCTCACCAAGGTGGGCGTCTACGCGATCATCCGCACCGAGACGCTGCTGTTCCCGGGGGACGGGGCGGATCAGCTGCTGCTGTGGGTCTCGCTGCTTACGATGGTCGTGGGCATCCTGGGAGCGCTGGCCCAGATCGACATCAAGCGTCTGCTGTCCTTCACGCTGGTCAGCCACATCGGCTACATGATCTTCGGCATCGCGGTCGGCACGCAGACCGCCATGGCGGCAGTTGTCTACTACGTGGTCCACCACATCATCATCCAGACCAGCCTCTTCCTGGTGGCCGGTCTGATCGAGCGCCGGGGCGGGTCGACCAACACGGACCGCCTGGGCGGTCTGGTCGGGCTGTCGCCGCTGCTGGCCCTGCTGTTCATGATCCCCGCGCTGAACCTGGGCGGCATCCCGCCGTTCTCCGGCTTCCTGGGGAAGGTGGGCCTGATCCAGGCGGGCACCGACCAGGGCGGCTGGGCCATCTGGGTCGTGATCGCCGGCTCCGTGCTCACCTCGCTGCTGACGCTGATGGCCCTGATGCGCATCTGGAACAAGGCGTTCCTGCGCGCCCCCGACGACGCCGACTACCCGGATCCGGTCCTGCTGGTCTCCCGGGACGAGGCACGGGAGCACGGGCCCCGCAGCGCCGCCTCGGTGTCCATGGAGGCCGAGGGCGGCGGCCGGTGGGCCGGTCGCAGCAACGTGCAGCTCATGCCGTTCTCCATGGTGATGCCCACCGGGATGCTCGTGGCGGTCGGGGTCGCCCTCACGGTCTTCGCGGGACCGCTGTTCTCGGTGGCCGACAACGCCGCGGAGAACCTCATGCACCCCGAGCGCTACGTCGAGGCGGTCTTCGGCGACGAATCGGGACCGCGCGGCGTCGTGGACGACGGCGAGGACCCGAGCTCCGATGACCCTGCCGCACCGAGCGTGCCGGAGGGCGAGCAGTACGGGGAGGATGTGGGCGAGGACAGCGGCGCCGGCATCCAGCGCGAGGTCTACGACGGCACGGATTCGCGGCCCTCGGCCGAGGCCGACGCGCAGCGGCAGGGCGCCGAGCAGTCCGAGGAGGCAGATCAGTGA
- a CDS encoding Na(+)/H(+) antiporter subunit C yields MSLNLTMLVVMGVLYAVGVYMLLERSLTRVLLGIMLLTNGTNLLLLHTGGLPGRSPLYDSGLDPRAYSDPLPQALVLTAIVIGFAITAFLLGMIYRSWVLSHRDEITDDAEDRRVAVQSSYDEELDAEVPEEDSEFDDDEIDRHEKERAEELARHRREHESAERRRQRKEGRR; encoded by the coding sequence ATGAGCCTGAACCTCACCATGCTGGTGGTCATGGGCGTGCTCTACGCCGTGGGCGTCTACATGCTGCTCGAGCGCTCGCTGACCCGCGTGCTGCTGGGCATCATGCTGCTGACCAACGGCACCAACCTGCTGCTGCTGCACACCGGAGGGCTGCCAGGGCGCTCGCCGCTCTACGACTCAGGTCTGGACCCGAGGGCCTACTCGGACCCGCTGCCGCAGGCGCTCGTGCTCACGGCGATCGTGATCGGCTTCGCGATCACCGCGTTCCTGCTCGGCATGATCTACCGCTCCTGGGTGCTCTCCCATCGCGATGAGATCACTGACGACGCCGAGGACCGCCGCGTGGCAGTCCAGTCGTCGTACGACGAGGAGCTGGACGCCGAGGTGCCCGAGGAGGACTCGGAGTTCGACGACGACGAGATCGACAGGCACGAGAAGGAGAGGGCCGAGGAGCTGGCACGCCACCGCAGGGAGCATGAGTCCGCTGAGCGGCGGCGTCAGCGCAAGGAGGGACGGCGATGA